One part of the Prunus persica cultivar Lovell chromosome G5, Prunus_persica_NCBIv2, whole genome shotgun sequence genome encodes these proteins:
- the LOC18776076 gene encoding bZIP transcription factor 60, with translation MELEGDVGFLDENDIIGEIDWDFLFDGSNTLEDVLELENPVVTATGSSSPSPSSTVEDAPSDSSPDWIGEIETILMKDDDVNGNQVVPDSVEPTNAEYYEKFLADVLVDSPSTDAGSNASADSEKEKLDRSPLNDDDDDDDDAADADADDPISKKRRRQLRNKDAAVRSRERKKIYVRDLEMKSKYLEGECRRLGRLLQCCYAENHALRLGLQMNNAYGHGHGVLATKQESAVLLLELLLLGSLLRCLDIMCLVALPLILMAGLRNPLNNVAANKDLENVDLRPRGAASKMFQHSVLLCFSKSRRCKASRTKMKHSRFPCLLGSYVSFALPLLMLAT, from the exons ATGGAATTGGAAGGAGATGTTGGATTTCTGGATGAGAATGACATAATCGGAGAAATCGATTGGGATTTTTTGTTCGACGGCTCAAATACCTTGGAGGATGTGTTGGAGTTGGAAAATCCAGTCGTCACGGCGACTGgttcatcatcaccatcaccatcatcaacGGTGGAGGATGCTCCCTCCGACTCATCCCCGGATTGGATCGGCGAGATCGAGACCATTCTGATGAAAGACGACGATGTCAACGGCAACCAGGTTGTTCCGGATTCGGTGGAGCCCACTAATGCTGAATATTATGAGAAGTTTTTGGCGGATGTACTCGTCGACTCGCCTTCCACCGATGCCGGTTCCAACGCCTCCGCCGACTCCGAGAAGGAGAAACTCGACCGATCCCCGCTCAACGATGACGATGACGATGACGATGACGCTGCTGACGCCGACGCCGACGATCCTATCTCCAAGAAAAGGAGAAG GCAGCTGAGAAACAAGGATGCAGCGGTGAGATCAAGGGAGAGGAAAAAGATTTATGTGAGGGATCTGGAGATGAAGAGCAAGTACTTGGAAGGCGAATGCAGGAGACTGGGGCGTTTGCTCCAGTGCTGCTACGCTGAGAATCACGCTTTGCGCCTCGGTTTGCAGATGAACAATGCTTATGGGCATGGACATGGTGTTTTGGCCACCAAGCAGGAGTCTGCTGTGCTCTTGTTGGAACTCCTGCTGTTGGGTTCCCTGCTTCGGTGCCTGGACATCATGTGCCTCGTTGCTCTGCCTCTAATTCTGATGGCCGGACTAAGAAATCCACTGAACAACGTGGCGGCAAACAAAGATCTAGAAAATGTGGATCTAAGGCCAAGAGGGGCAGCAAGTAAGATGTTTCAACATTCGGTGCTCCTATGTTTTTCTAAAAGTAGGAGATGCAAAGCGTCGAGGACAAAGATGAAACATAGTCGATTTCCTTGTTTATTGGGTTCTTATGTGAGCTTTGCTCTCCCGCTTCTAATGTTAGCAACTTAA